In Acaryochloris thomasi RCC1774, the DNA window CTATTACTCAGAAACCGACGAAGATGCCCTAATTCTGTGGCTAGGCAAAATACAAACCCCAGCATTTCAGCAGAATCTCAAAGACCAGCAGTGCGACATTAAAAAACGAATGGAGTCGTACGGGTTCAACCTATCTTTTGACATCAAAAGTTGAGCTAATTTCCTCTAGAAAGGGTGAAATTCCCGTACCTAATCGCCGGAAAAAGTTTCCCCTGCTGCTATGACAAAACCGTAGAATGGTTGAGAGGAGACCAAGCTACATTCTAAATCGTGATTCAGCGTCCCTGATCGGGTCAATGCAAAACAGGTAGGAATGTAGTTAAACTCTCTCATAAAGCCACATTGACAAGATTTGTCTATGTTAAGATTGGCTTTACCAGCAGCAGGTACGGGAAGACGCGATGTTTGAACGCTTTACAGAAAAAGCCATCAAAGTGATTATGCTGGCCCAAGAAGAAGCCCGCCGCTTGGGACACAACTTTGTCGGTACAGAACAGATCCTTTTGGGCTTAATTGGCGAAGGGACTGGCGTAGCGGCCAAAGTCCTTAAGTCCATGGGCGTCAATCTCAAAGATGCTCGGGTCGAAGTTGAAAAAATTATTGGTCGCGGTTCTGGGTTTGTAGCCGTGGAGATTCCCTTCACGCCTCGAGCCAAGCGCGTACTAGAGCTATCGCTGGAAGAGGCCCGTCAGCTCGGCCACAACTACATTGGTACAGAGCACCTGCTCCTCGGATTAATCAGAGAGGGTGAAGGTGTTGCGGCTCGCGTTCTAGAAAACTTAGGCGTTGACCTCGGCAAAGTTCGCACCCAAGTGATTCGGATGCTGGGTGAAACAGCCGAAGTAACCGCTGGCGGAAGCTCAGGACGCACTAAGACACCAACACTAGACGAGTTTGGCTCTAACCTGACTCAGCTTGCTGCTGATGGAAAGCTAGACCCTGTTGTCGGTCGTCAGAAAGAAATTGAGCGCGTCATTCAGATCCTCGGTCGCCGCACCAAGAACAATCCAGTACTTATTGGCGAACCGGGCGTGGGTAAAACCGCCATTGCAGAGGGCTTAGCCCAGCGAATTACCAACGCAGATATCCCCGACATTCTCGAAGAGAAGCGGGTCGTAACGCTAGATATTGGCCTGCTGGTTGCCGGTACCAAGTATCGAGGCGAATTTGAAGAGCGCCTCAAGAAAATCATGGATGAGATTCGGCAGGCGTCGAACGTCATCTTGGTGATTGACGAGGTTCATACCCTGATTGGTGCCGGTGCTGCTGAAGGCGCGATTGATGCCGCTAATATCCTCAAGCCAGCTTTGGCTCGGGGTGAGCTGCAGTGCATTGGAGCCACGACCCTTGATGAGTATCGCAAGCACATCGAAAGAGATGCCGCTCTAGAGCGACGCTTCCAGCCTGTGATGGTGGGCGAGCCTTCTGTCGATGAGACCATTGAAATTCTCTATGGCTTGCGAGAGCGCTATGAGCAGCACCACAAGCTGAAGATTTTAGATGAGTCTTTAGAGGCTGCTGCCAAGCTATCCGATCGCTATATCTCAGATCGCTATCTTCCAGACAAGGCCATTGACTTGATCGACGAAGCCGGTTCTCGGGTTCGTTTGATTAACTCTCAGCTTCCACCAGCCGCCAAAGAGCTGGATAAGGAACTGCGTCAAGTTCTTAAGGACAAGGACGATGCCGTTCGCTCCCAGGACTTTGACAAGGCTGGGGGACTGCGCGATCGCGAAATGGAGATCAAGTCAGAGATCAAGACCATTGCTCAAGCCAAGCGCGATGAAGGCTCTGAGAGCGGTGGCGATGAGTCACCCAAGGTTACCGAAGAGGATATCGCCCACATCGTGGCTTCCTGGACTGGGGTACCTGTGAACAAGCTGACGGAGACTGAATCCGACAAGCTGATGCACATGGAAGACACCCTTCACCAGCGCCTAATCGGTCAGGAAGAAGCCGTCAAGGCGATCTCTCGTGCCATTCGACGGGCTCGCGTGGGTCTTAAGAACCCTAACAGGCCCATTGCTAGCTTTATCTTCTCTGGTCCGACTGGCGTGGGTAAAACGGAGCTAACCAAGGCACTCGCAACCTACTTCTTCGGCTCTGAAGACGCGATGGTGCGCTTAGATATGTCGGAGTACATGGAACGCCATACGGTTTCTAAGCTGATTGGTTCTCCTCCTGGCTATGTTGGCTACAACGAAGGTGGTCAGCTTACCGAGGCCGTGCGCCGGCGTCCTTACACCGTCGTGCTGTTTGACGAGATTGAGAAGGCGCACCCAGATGTCTTTAACATGCTGCTGCAGATTCTTGAAGATGGTCGACTGACTGACGCCAAGGGACGCACTGTGGACTTCAAGAACACGATGCTGATCATGACCTCTAACATCGGGTCTAAGGTTATTGAGAAGGGAGGCGGTGGCCTCGGCTTTGACTTTGCTGAAGATCAGGTTGATTCTCAGTACAACCGGATTCGGTCTTTGGTCAACGAAGAGCTGAAGCAGTACTTCCGGCCTGAGT includes these proteins:
- a CDS encoding ATP-dependent Clp protease ATP-binding subunit encodes the protein MFERFTEKAIKVIMLAQEEARRLGHNFVGTEQILLGLIGEGTGVAAKVLKSMGVNLKDARVEVEKIIGRGSGFVAVEIPFTPRAKRVLELSLEEARQLGHNYIGTEHLLLGLIREGEGVAARVLENLGVDLGKVRTQVIRMLGETAEVTAGGSSGRTKTPTLDEFGSNLTQLAADGKLDPVVGRQKEIERVIQILGRRTKNNPVLIGEPGVGKTAIAEGLAQRITNADIPDILEEKRVVTLDIGLLVAGTKYRGEFEERLKKIMDEIRQASNVILVIDEVHTLIGAGAAEGAIDAANILKPALARGELQCIGATTLDEYRKHIERDAALERRFQPVMVGEPSVDETIEILYGLRERYEQHHKLKILDESLEAAAKLSDRYISDRYLPDKAIDLIDEAGSRVRLINSQLPPAAKELDKELRQVLKDKDDAVRSQDFDKAGGLRDREMEIKSEIKTIAQAKRDEGSESGGDESPKVTEEDIAHIVASWTGVPVNKLTETESDKLMHMEDTLHQRLIGQEEAVKAISRAIRRARVGLKNPNRPIASFIFSGPTGVGKTELTKALATYFFGSEDAMVRLDMSEYMERHTVSKLIGSPPGYVGYNEGGQLTEAVRRRPYTVVLFDEIEKAHPDVFNMLLQILEDGRLTDAKGRTVDFKNTMLIMTSNIGSKVIEKGGGGLGFDFAEDQVDSQYNRIRSLVNEELKQYFRPEFLNRLDEIIVFRQLTKDEVKDISEILLKEVFARLEEKEISLQITERFKELLIEEGYNPSYGARPLRRAIMRLLEDTLAEEILSGRVKAGDTAVVDVNEEGKVHVEPSERRELLPQAVE